In Rhodospirillales bacterium RIFCSPLOWO2_02_FULL_58_16, a single genomic region encodes these proteins:
- a CDS encoding hydrogenase formation protein HypD, producing MKYIEEFRDGDLARNLASAIAAEAEPGRPYRFMEFCGGHTHAIARYGIEDLLPKEVRMIHGPGCPVCVLPASAVDNAIMLAGKPDVILCTYADMMRVPGSGRKTLLAAKAEGGDLRMVYSTLDALQAAVDNPQRQVVFFAIGFETTTPPTAFAILEAKRRGLDNFSVFCNHVLTPAAMRAIMDDPEGLALDGFVGPAHVSTVIGVRAYEPFAGDGGKPVVIAGFEPLDVLQAILMLIRQVNEGRSEVENEYSRAVGHDGNAKAQEIINEVFEVRPEFEWRGLGMTPNSALAIRAEYAEWDAERRFAVVTAPGVDHKACQCGAILRGRKRPADCRLFGAACTPESPMGACMVSAEGACAAYWTYGRFRGAKDAL from the coding sequence ATGAAATACATTGAGGAATTCCGTGACGGCGACTTGGCCCGTAATCTGGCCTCGGCCATCGCCGCCGAGGCGGAGCCGGGACGTCCGTATCGTTTCATGGAGTTTTGCGGCGGTCACACCCACGCCATCGCCCGCTACGGCATCGAGGATTTATTGCCGAAGGAAGTGCGGATGATCCACGGCCCCGGCTGTCCGGTCTGCGTGCTTCCGGCGAGCGCCGTTGATAACGCCATAATGCTGGCCGGCAAGCCGGATGTAATTCTTTGCACCTACGCCGACATGATGCGGGTTCCCGGCTCCGGGCGCAAAACCCTGCTCGCCGCCAAGGCGGAAGGCGGCGACCTCCGCATGGTCTATTCGACGCTGGACGCCTTGCAGGCAGCCGTCGATAACCCGCAGCGTCAGGTTGTCTTTTTCGCCATCGGCTTTGAGACCACCACGCCGCCGACGGCTTTCGCCATCCTGGAAGCGAAACGTCGCGGACTCGATAACTTCTCGGTGTTTTGCAATCATGTCCTGACTCCGGCGGCGATGCGGGCCATTATGGACGACCCCGAAGGCCTGGCGCTGGACGGCTTTGTCGGCCCGGCCCACGTCAGCACGGTGATCGGCGTTCGCGCCTATGAACCCTTCGCCGGGGACGGCGGCAAGCCGGTGGTCATCGCCGGATTTGAACCCCTTGACGTGTTACAGGCTATATTGATGCTTATCCGTCAGGTGAATGAGGGGCGATCAGAGGTAGAGAATGAATACAGCCGCGCCGTCGGCCACGACGGCAACGCCAAGGCCCAGGAGATTATCAACGAAGTATTCGAGGTGCGCCCGGAATTTGAATGGCGGGGACTGGGGATGACGCCGAACAGCGCGCTGGCGATCCGCGCCGAATACGCCGAGTGGGACGCCGAGCGACGTTTCGCGGTGGTGACGGCGCCGGGCGTCGATCACAAAGCCTGCCAATGCGGCGCCATCCTGCGCGGACGGAAACGTCCGGCGGATTGCAGGCTGTTCGGCGCCGCCTGCACCCCGGAAAGTCCGATGGGGGCCTGCATGGTTTCCGCCGAGGGCGCCTGCGCGGCTTATTGGACCTACGGCAGATTTCGCGGCGCAAAGGACGCACTATGA
- a CDS encoding hydrogenase assembly protein HupF, with protein MCLAFPVLVTNLLADGMARIELNGAAKEVSLALVDGVKVGDYVIMHAGFALSRLDPEEAERTLALFAEMAEAQE; from the coding sequence GTGTGCCTAGCCTTTCCCGTTCTGGTCACCAACCTGCTTGCGGACGGCATGGCCCGCATCGAGTTGAACGGCGCCGCCAAGGAGGTCTCGCTGGCGCTGGTGGACGGCGTAAAGGTCGGCGATTATGTGATCATGCACGCCGGTTTCGCGCTGTCCCGGCTGGACCCCGAAGAGGCGGAGCGCACCCTGGCGCTGTTCGCCGAAATGGCAGAGGCGCAGGAATGA
- a CDS encoding hydrogenase maturation protein HypF, with protein sequence MVRLPRPLPSVVGLGPFLKATITLIEGTTATISRPAGDLGTPEAILRYRETAERLLSGVELRAAAHDLHPDFYSTHYAEELDLPLIAVQHHHAHIAALAAEHGYEELMIGLALDGFGLSPEGEAWGGELLLVEGADCERIGHMATLPQPGGDAAAREPWRMGAAALHVLGRGDEIASRFAAYPQAGPLAVMLDKDVNCPRTSSCGRLFDAACGLLGVCPVADFEGQAPMELEALVTKPEVMADGWKITNGVLDMTPLLGALADCAPERGADLFHGTLAAALGRWAEQTGVDVVGLSGGCFLNKVLTGLLVPALESRGIRVLTHKALPPGDECISLGQAWVAALTVERDGKPCA encoded by the coding sequence ATTGTCCGGTTGCCCCGACCGCTGCCGTCGGTGGTCGGCCTAGGGCCGTTCCTCAAGGCCACGATAACGCTGATCGAGGGGACGACGGCAACGATTTCCCGGCCCGCCGGCGACCTGGGGACGCCGGAGGCGATCTTGCGCTACCGGGAGACGGCGGAACGCCTGTTGTCCGGGGTCGAGTTACGCGCCGCCGCTCATGATCTTCATCCCGACTTTTACTCCACGCATTACGCCGAGGAACTGGACCTGCCCCTGATCGCCGTGCAGCACCACCACGCCCATATCGCCGCGCTGGCCGCCGAGCACGGCTACGAGGAGCTGATGATCGGCCTCGCCCTTGACGGTTTCGGGCTAAGCCCTGAAGGAGAGGCCTGGGGCGGCGAACTGCTGCTGGTCGAGGGGGCGGATTGTGAACGCATCGGCCACATGGCGACTCTGCCGCAACCGGGCGGCGACGCGGCGGCCCGCGAACCGTGGCGCATGGGGGCGGCGGCGCTGCATGTTCTCGGACGGGGCGACGAGATTGCCTCCCGCTTCGCCGCTTATCCGCAGGCCGGGCCGCTGGCCGTGATGTTGGACAAGGATGTTAATTGTCCGCGCACGTCAAGCTGCGGCCGCCTGTTTGACGCCGCCTGCGGCCTGCTCGGCGTTTGTCCGGTCGCCGATTTCGAGGGGCAGGCCCCGATGGAGCTGGAAGCGCTGGTTACCAAGCCGGAAGTCATGGCCGACGGCTGGAAAATCACCAACGGAGTGCTGGATATGACGCCGCTGCTGGGGGCGCTTGCCGACTGTGCGCCGGAGCGCGGCGCCGATCTGTTTCACGGCACCCTGGCGGCGGCGCTGGGCCGATGGGCGGAGCAGACCGGCGTCGATGTCGTAGGACTGTCGGGAGGCTGTTTCCTCAACAAGGTTCTGACCGGGCTGCTGGTTCCGGCCCTGGAAAGCCGGGGCATTCGCGTACTCACCCACAAGGCGTTGCCGCCGGGCGATGAGTGCATCAGCCTTGGTCAGGCCTGGGTCGCCGCCTTGACGGTTGAAAGGGACGGCAAGCCGTGTGCCTAG
- a CDS encoding hydrogenase accessory protein HypB, with translation MCEVCGCGEQSRIVRIGQDVLSHNDKHAVRNRTRFAERGVLALNLMSSPGSGKTTLLVRTAVELKQCFPVAVIEGDQQTDLDAERIRETGVPAVQVNTGKGCHLDAHMVGHAAEDLDLAHGAVLFIENVGNLVCPAAFDLGEARRAVILSVTEGDDKPLKYPGMFAAADLMIISKIDLLPHVDFDIKRCVGYARRMVPDLTALQLSAKTGEGLEDWFAWVKAERQAVK, from the coding sequence ATGTGCGAAGTCTGCGGCTGCGGCGAACAAAGCCGCATTGTTCGCATCGGCCAGGATGTTCTGTCTCACAACGACAAGCACGCCGTTCGCAACAGGACGCGCTTTGCCGAGAGAGGGGTGCTGGCCCTCAACCTGATGTCCTCGCCCGGTTCCGGTAAAACCACCCTGCTGGTCCGCACCGCCGTCGAGTTGAAGCAATGCTTTCCGGTCGCCGTTATCGAGGGCGATCAGCAGACCGATCTGGACGCCGAACGTATCCGCGAGACCGGCGTTCCGGCGGTTCAGGTCAATACCGGCAAGGGCTGCCATCTGGACGCCCATATGGTCGGCCATGCCGCCGAAGACCTTGACTTGGCTCATGGCGCGGTGTTGTTCATCGAGAACGTCGGCAATCTGGTCTGCCCCGCCGCTTTCGATCTTGGCGAAGCCCGCAGGGCAGTTATCCTTTCGGTCACCGAGGGGGACGACAAGCCGCTCAAGTATCCCGGCATGTTCGCCGCCGCCGACCTGATGATCATCAGCAAGATCGACCTGCTGCCTCATGTTGATTTCGACATAAAACGGTGCGTCGGATATGCTCGGCGGATGGTTCCCGACTTGACTGCATTGCAGCTTTCGGCCAAGACCGGCGAGGGCCTGGAAGACTGGTTCGCCTGGGTTAAGGCCGAGCGGCAAGCGGTAAAGTAA